The nucleotide window GACTAATTTGAGGCTTTACATTCTTCTTGAGtccttaattttcaatttatgttaatttattgCTCATAAAATGGCGAGAACAAGCATGATTTTGTCGTTGTACATAAtatatttagtatattttataactaaatttaaaattttttaaaatagtatttgCAATTAagctaaaaaatttatttgcaaTGCTATATAATTAGGAATTGGAATAATTGAATGTTTTCTtcaattaaattacatatttttcttttaattaacgctctttttttttaattagttttcatcattaatattaatataatatcacAACATtcatgttttattaatttatcgaaCAGATACCTAATGTGAGATTgtattcaacatttttttttatgcaaagaTTGTATTCAACATATAGATACATTATGTAGATAAGTGATCCAAGTATAAACACATATATACCTTGTAAGTGTTCAAGTTGTCACCCACCTGAATATGGATTTAAATACATGATTTTAATGCGAATATGGGAACCACCATTTTAATATATCTTACCTAACTCTACTACTATCATTCCCACCAAATAGTGACAGGGTCTTACTCAGTGGCCTACTCCTTTGGCAGGAAGGCTCTtcgtttttatttcttatttgatttttctattttctttttaaaaaataattataaaataaatttgaaaaaataaagggactgattcataaaatataatttttagaaactaaaaaatatatctaaaatttaaaataactatactaagtattttatgttcaataaTAACATACATATTACATATTAAATGACAAACTATGATAAACTTTATaccaaaaatatatagaaattaaataatcaaacctttgaaaaaaatgcaattaacaGCTGATATGATAATAGTATATGTAAAAATACGAAAATCATTTAAAAGGTATCGGTAAAAACATTCAAGAAATGTCTTAATCTAATTATTGATTGAATGAATGGTATCTTTCCCTAATGAACGAACGCTACATAAGAGAAATATCTTTACCCTAGGATAAGAGCAGTTTCTCCTACTTGTCTATATCGGTAACTCATACACTACACAGTTGATTTGTGACACAAAACAAATTAGATCGAACAAGCTGTCAAGCCACTACTAGAATAGGCAAGATGTTCTACTTTGATCCCACCACACTATCattcatgaaaatgaaaatgacaatttttaaGGGTGAAGAAGACGACACATCTAACAAAAAATCCCAACTTGATTCATTTCGTGGAAGCCTCATTTATTGATTGCAATTGCCAAATCGAAAAGCAAACCCCCACCACCCCCAAGCCAGGCCCATCCTTAAACATTATAATAATTACCACTACTATTATCAAACCGGGAATTGGAAGCCAAGCCAACCTTCTTAATTCTTATTCCACAACCCTCCACCCACCCAAGCACCAAccataaaaataacaatgaattaattatcatacaatagagaaaataaaagtgtgTATATACACAATAACAACGGTTTCCATAGGGATTCAtatgacaaaaagaaaaaggttaaattactttggtgttataattttatgatttttatttttttagttcttataatttaaaaataatttttttaatttttataatttatattttaatttttttataaagtatttattttagtatgtataatttattattttttttattattgtaatttaaaaattataaaaactaaaaagagtaAGAATCATAAAACTGTAAGagctaaaaatatcactttcaaaaaaattattacaagactaaaaaaaattaaaagaatcatgaaaatataaagaaaaaataagtaatttaagcaaaaaaataaaactaaataatgACGCGAAGGGGCACCCACTCCTGCCCCTTTTCGGACTGAAGCTAAGCCACAAACCAAACACCGCGTGGCCACTCCACACCACTCACACCAAAACGGCGTCATCGCAGTCACGGGCCTTGGGGGAAAGCGACTTGACGTTGTTCGCGGCAGCGTAGCGCGTGGAGAAATTGCGAAGCGCAGCATCGTCGTGGTGGTGGTTGAAATCCCCGTTAGGCCCCTCGTCGAAGTTGAGGGCGTAACTGAAGGGGTCATACTGGTACGTGGGTATGCGTTTGTTGGGGCGGTTGCGGTTGAACCTGCGAATGAAGGTCTTCCACTTAGGCCCCGCTACGATCTCCGACCACTCGCGAAGCTTCTTCAGCGCCCTGAGCCCACGCGACCACCACCGGTCACCGGCTGAGGCTGGAGCGGAGTGGGAGTGGGAGCGGACGCGCTCCCACCATGAGGAACGACGTCGTTGGCCGCCGAAGCAGTTGTAGGAAGAAAATAACAAGGCGCAGCGAGAGTTGGATCGCTCCTGGGCTTGGGCTTGGGCCGTGGGAGTGGCAATGGATTCAGAATCAAATTCGATGGACATGTCAGGAACTCAGATCAGATTAGGTGTTTTTttagaggagagagagagagctccACTATCCGCCTCAGCTATAAATAGGTAACACATGCTTGCCATGCTCTATTTAATTCCAAATGTAACCCTATCTATCTATTCACTTGTGTTGTTTCTGTGTCCCTTGACCCTCACTACTCAACTTAGCTTGTTTATTATGGACATGctcttaaaataaatcaaacaatatcatttgttttttaattataaatattatccccatcacatgtttttatttttatttttacaataatcaTATTCTCAAATCACTTTTTcacctttttctctctctcacatcACACACCATTTTACATATTTTCCTATTTATTGTAAACATAGCAATACTGTGCTTTTCAAAACAATGTGTATCCATCCATATTCATTCACATGTTTCCGGAATATTTCTTACGACTGTTTAATTTAATGATTCAAGACTCTACCTGAATTTATCAACACTTGTCACCTTAAAGTATGCACTTTCCCTGTAGAATCACAGGTTCGGCGCAGTTCGGAACGTCTAATTTCATTTATGCAGGGCTCTAATCTTttccattcatttttttcttcgatATATAATCAAGAGAAAATTAAACCTTAATTAAAGTCAAACTTACAAGATCACTTATACGGAGTATAGTCTAAAATTATTCAGTACACAAAAATTACAGGTGATAAAAACGCGAAATATTTTACGGAAAAATATGCAATGTTGACTTAATTCGCTGTAAAATATAAAGCAAGGAAgatgatatagtttaaaattataagatcatCTTAGAATTTGGACTTCTTATCCTCACTCATAAATTATTTTGGTCATATCACTGATGTCAAAATCTGAATATATAGTCTAAAGTTTGTATGATTAAACATATGTGATTAAGTCAATTAACAGTTCAACAACAAATGGTCTAGAGGCCTAACTACTAATATCATTTTAGAATTTCAACTTTAAGTCATATCTCCAAGTAATGTAAAACTAGACACGCCTCCTTAAAACTACAATTAAAACAACCTCCAACAAGCTATAACTAAAGCAAGTTAGGAGCAATTCCAATTAGAACAATTTTTCAATAGATATGGATGGAAAATTTCACCCTTAGTAAGTTAAAATTTCATGcactttaaattaaatcaagatAAATACATTATTACTTGTTCTCAATTTAggggaagaagaaaataacCTTATCTAGTATAAAAAATACCAACAAAGCAACAACTAGAGTAATGCTTCGATTGGAACATTTTCTCCCACAACAAAATTTTAACACGTTGAAATTCCCATTTCCATCATGGGACTCGCAGATCTGAAAACTATGTAACGACGACGAAGGAGTCGTGGCAAACCCACGAGACGGTTTTGAATCTATTGACTATTTTGTTTTACGGCCATTGCGAAAGATGAGGAGAATGAGATGATTCGAACCCAGAAATGTCAATGGGAAAAACATGGAAAATAGACCGAACAAACTACGATTATGACACAACTCAAATGCGTCTGACACAACTCAAATGCGTCTGACACACTAtaccattttctattttaaaattagtttttttttttttagggattTATACTTTTCCTCTCTAGAGAATTTCCAAAATTTCCAAAGTATAGCACTTTGTGGGTTATATCTCAAAGTGCATCATTTGTAGGTTTCACTGACAAGTCTGGATTTGTCACCCTAGTTTTAAATGGtggtttttctaatttttaatttaaattattaaatatattttaaatttaaactttttttttaaaaatgaatgacataaataaacaagttatatttaataaaataataatattaaaagttttaattttttattaatgcaaaaataatattaaaaattcagatttttaaaaaaaataaaaatgttaactaaaaaaatattgtatattaagtgttgtataaattaaataatataagaaaaaaaattatatttaataacatcattttttaaaaaaataaaaatatttttatataatataatatttaaataaaagtagggaagtttaaatttaaaatatatttataatgtaaattaaaacataaattaaaaattacaaataaaatttaaattaaaaaaaatctcgttTAGAAATTAAGATAGTAAATCTCGACTTCTTAATGAACTTTGAAATATAACGCATAAAGTAGTATAGTTTATGAATTGTctagaaagagaaaatatagaTGGGTAAAAAAAACCCTTAAAATTACACTCTAGTTCGTATGGATAAACAAAagaatagttttatatttacAACTACATACAAACTTTACGATTCAAAAATTGCCAACAATTGTTTCAGCATAAACTCTGTCTTTCCTTTTAAGATTTTAGTTATCCTTCAAGTCAATTTCTCGTACACCCTGTTTTTCACAGCATTATCATACCATTCTAATGACACAATCATATCCAATGGACCGTTTTTACTTGTGAAAGCAAATTTACGAAGAAATGAAACCATATCAGTATCAACGAATCCGAGATAACAATTTCGTCCAACGATTACAATCTGAATGTACTGTCATCATATAATAGCATTTGACAACCACACTCTCATGCTTCCCCCCTCCAGGCCTCcaacattttatataaaaataacaagttATCAACCAAAGATAAAAGgatgagtaaaagtgtaaaaccAATGCTTCTGCTCTATCTGCAGTTAGATATCAGCTCCAATGAAAAATTTCACTCATTTCTCCTCCCCGTTTCATGACAATGTACCTCGTATAAAACGAAGACTTACCCAAAACAAACCAATGAAAAGATTAGAGAAAAAGGACAAAAACCAAAAATGAGTGAATACTTCAAATTAGGTCCAGGTCCTCCAATGATTTTGAGCATCAATTTTGTCCTTCATaatgttatgaaaaaaaaaaagaggcacCATTTTTAAGACTGAATAAATATCCAAAGGTTATTGAGGGAAAGAGTCGAATAGTAATTGTCCATTTTAAACATGGAGGGACCAAATTGATGTCTAAAATATTTAGAAGACCAACTTAAAAACCCACGTGTCTTCAGAGGATCAATTAGAAATTTGAGTGTTCAGTCTAAAAACAACCATTGTAcgaacaaacaaaacaaaaaacacagtGGCTGCCAAATCAACATCCATACCTCGAATAGGACACAGTCAATATCTTCTGAGTCTTTATCAAACCAATTTAAGCATTAAGTCTTACAATACAATAACAGAACAACAAACAATTGACAGTATGCAAACGACATCATAAGTTCATGGCAAGAAAACTatatattagaagaaaaaaaaagagtagttTCATAATCAAAATCAAGTTGACACAAGTAGTTTGACTCGTGGATCCCTTAAATACGATTGGGATTCGATCTCCAGCTTAAGCATGAAGTTGCAATTAGAGTTACCACTTTACCCCAAAATGGACCATGAGAGAGGATTAGTTGGATGTCAAATAAGAAGCCTGAGATACCtttagttaagaaaaaaaaaaaagtagctaCATAGCTTCATTCAACTAACAAACCAGTAGTTTAGTTATCACAAACTACATTGTCATTTGCTACTTCACAACTAGTGGTCCAGTATTAATAACAGTAATTAAGAAGTATCTTGATTAACAAACAcagaagaaaattgaaaactgaactCACACAGagttcaaaaataataaaagtagttgaattgattaattttaattaatattgtcttgcatttaaatttaattgtagAGATATCATAAATTTGAATAGTTTAAGTGGTAATTATATTCAATGGCATTACttataatttaagaaataattttcaatcaatGTGTGACTTGTATGGTTAATAGTCCAATAAatacattcatttttataaatgagTAAATATACTATATATCAATAATAGACatcataataaattaagaatataaaaaatttaacaattaatacatttaaaaaataatatatgattcttatataaagaaccaaaaataatataaaaaatcattaaataaacaataaaactaCCTAATATATTAAGTCTTCCTTTGggatgattttttgttttgagttcaaattttttaaaaataacaaccaatttttaattttagtttaaaaagtaATGAGTCATCAAATGctcattcaactttttttttttttttaccaagtgCCCATTCAACTAGAAATAACCAATTGATACTTCTCATAGAAcgtgaaattataatttaggaaGAGTGACTAATGAAGACCAAACATACTATGAACTCCACCTTAAAATCCTTGTCCTCTCAAGTTTAAATTTTGGAACCAATATATAAGGATTTTAAGCCCATATAGAAGaatttatttatagtttatttaaacttatcTAATGACGTAAGTACTTGagtaaatatttgaaagaattCATGAAAGTAACTTATAATATGTCTATGAACTGTTTCTAGTTTATTCAATAAACTCTTTTGTGATgcccattaaattattttcggcttatataaaattaatttagccatagttttttcggttataaaaagatatttatacatgagtttttatataataaactaataaatatgTATTCAATAAGTCATTAATCAAGTCCCCCTCAAAAAAGAattcttaattaaattgtttaaccAAAATGGTATCACAATGACACTCAAATCACCGGCCATAGAAAAgatgtttgtttcaattttaatttatacatattgtggctttgaatttataaaaaaaaaatacagtaatTATTCTCGAGATTTGGTGAAATGACATGAATTCTGCATGTCTTTTCTACTCCAACAACCTCCTTAGTTGTttgaaaaatatacttttacacTTCATTATACATGGTACTGACTTCCTtcattgtttaaaaacatcacatCAAACTGCCCTATAAACACCACTTAAAAAAATGGTAgagtttatataattttagaagAAGTAGATTGTGTGTAATTCACTCAAAGAAAAAATGTGTTGAGATATCCTATTCTCATAATATGGCTTTCTATAGTGTACAGgtgctgtatttttttttttttttttatttaaaaataaacgaAGTGAATCCAACAAACATGTCAATGATCTCCATTTCCTCTCAGATGAAAAATGTTGTACCCGAGCAACTATGGAAACTggtttatatgattttaaattctaaattctAAATGGTCCTGCAATGTAAAATTGTAACCAGTTCAGCCATACAAACCAATGTATTATCATCTTATGCAGCCAGGACTCCAGATTCAGAACCTAAGAATATTTTTGAACATCAAAGGTATTGCTAAAAGACACAGCATATACATCCATTTGCTGCCACATCAACATCAAAAGCAGAAACTCTTTAACAGTCTAAACCCTGGTGTTCACTGTCTAAAACTTAATGTTGCAGTTTCCTCTATAATCAAATCTTGAAAATCCAGATTGTAAACTGCTTCTTTGAAGCATTGACTGTTTatgggaaaagaaagaaaactatcAAAATAGACAGGTAAAGTTTGCATTTCAAACGTCGAAACAGGCTTCTGTTTTTCCAAAAGAGTCTTCCTCAGGAGATGTTGATTTAGGCACTGAAACGGTACCAAGAGCTTGAAGTAACCTCATCACATCCTCAGTATCCTCTAAATAGTACCTAGCTTTACTTGGTTTTTGACCAACAGTGCATGCAAAGATTTCTGGTGCAGGAGAAGAGGTTCCACTGTAAACTTTATTCAGCAAGCTCTCAAACATGTCCTCGTCAGATCTATCATCCCCTATGCAGAGTACAAAATCAGGTATTTTCCCATTCTTGGTCATCTTGGACAGAATGCCCTCCACGACTAACCCTTTAGTAATCCCCTGTAATGTTGATTAGCCGATATTAAAAAACTTGAGAATAGTCATATGTTGATAAATGAAGAGATAGGATATAATATACCAGTGACTTGACTTCAATAATATGCTTTCCTTTCTTTACAGTTACCGGTTCGTTTGCAAATAAGCCTTCAAGGTGATCCAACAGCTGCTTGGCTTGCCAAGATCCAAAATCAGGATCAGCATCATAGTAGTGCCATACCAAGGCACTCTCTTTGGTCTCTATATAGGAGCCATCTGTTGCCTCAGTATACAATCTCATCACAGGTTCAACAATCTCTTTCCAAGAAAAACTGGTACTTGTATGGTTCATTTCCCAAGCTGACTGTTGACTCCATCTATGCCAAAAAGACCATACAAGACATCATCAGTTTACAGAACTTGCcaataaaatggaaaaataaataaaataaacactacATAAGATCCAAATATATGCATCATGAATGTGTGAAAAACCACTATGTATTCCTTCTCCCTCATATTGTCCCTTCCTTCTCATTCTTGATAGAAATTAAACAGAGGATTTCGATTATCATTATCAGCAGAATTGCATGTGACCAACTATAAAATTGAGGAGAGGAAAAACTCACTTTAGATAATAACCATGCTCAGCAGCTATACCAAGATTCTCACACTGATCAAACCATTCACTCAGCGTGGTTTCCCCCCTCCCACTTACTATAAACACAGTGTTCTTAGGGTCACTGCAGAGGATATTTAGAACATCTATGATTTCAGAACTTGGAGTTTTAACAACGGAAGGCACAACTGTTCCATCATAATCCAAAAAGAATGCCCTGCAATTTGTCCTTTCATATGCAGAAACAGCATGGTCTTTGTTAAGCTTCCTGAAAGTAGGAGAAAGGGACAAAACTCTGAAATTAAGGCCAAAGCCAATCCCCCAGCGATTTTTACTATAGTGATCCTTGCATGAATACTCAAGATCTTGCACAAAACTTTTGGCCCAGTAAGCTACGTCATGAGAGCTAACATATCGATAGTGCTTCTCATGCCGCAACTGTTTCTCTCCACTGGGCATTGTGATGGCCAAATTCAGTGCATCGGCTACAGCATTAATGTCCCATGGGTTTACCCTGATTGCCCCACTAAGAGAAGGTGAGCAACCTATAAACTCAGAGACAACAAGTGCACTTGTACGAGGTGATTCAGAACCAATGTCTAAAGCTTCATCCATTGTAGGACTCCCCTGCCTGCAGACAATGTACTCGTAAGGAACCAAATTCATACCATCCCGCACCGCATCCACAATGCAACATTCTGCTAAAGCATAGTAGGATGCCTTCTCATATAACGGAACATGACGATTGATGATGATGACAGGTTCATAATCTAGCAAACCAAACCTTTCATTTATCCTGTTGGCAATAATGTGCATCTCGTTCCTTGCTTCCTCTACATCCTTACCAGTACTTCTTGGTGGATTTACAATCTGGACAAGTATTAATTCTCCCAACAATTCAGGATATTGCTGAAGGAGTTGTTCTATGGCCAATAGCTTTAGGCTGATACCTTTAAAAATGTCCATATCATCTACTCCAAGAATAAGTTTTTTCTCCTTGAACTTCTCTGACATTTCTCTGACATTGactgaaaaagaagagtgattaAAGGCAGATTGAAGTCGATCCATATGAATCCCTACAGGCAAGATTTTAATGAATATTGTACGGCCAAAGTATTTGAGCCTGATGTAACCCCTTTTGGATTCATATTCTAAGCCAAGAATTCGACTGCAGCAGGAAAGAAAGTGGCGAGCATAATCAAATGTATGAAAACCAATTAAATCTGCATTAAGCAGTGCTTTCAAAATTTCATCCCTGACAGGTAAAGCCCGATAAATTTCTGATGAAGGAAATGGAGAGTGGAGGAAAAATCCTATCTTGATCCAACTGTATCGCTTCCGTAGAAATGTTGGAATAACCATAAGATGATAATCATGAACCCATACATAATCATGCTCTGGATTCATAACCTCCATGACTTTATCAGCAAATATTTTGTTAGCAGAAACATAAGCCTGCCACAGTGACTTGTCAAAACGATTGCAGTAGTCTGGATACAACGGCAACATGTAATGGAACAGAGGCCACAAATGTTGCTTGCAGAAGCCATTATAAAACAGTTTCTGGATGTCTGAAGGAATAAAGGTAGGCAAGCAATTGAATTCCTCCAGTAGCTGAAGAGAAACTTTCTCTTGTTCACTAGCATCAACATCAACCTTCAGAGATCCCACATAAAGGACCTCAGTGTCAGAAGAGGGACCATCCTTCAATGGCACCAAGATTGAATCTTCATCATAAGTGAAGCACCATTTGCCAGATATTTCATCCTTTTGAGCATTAAGAGGAAGGAAATTTGCTGCTATAATGATCTTCTTCTGATGTAGTTCTGATGAGAAAGCATTTGAATCATCATTGCCCGTTAGTTTGCTATCCACATCAGACATAATTCCTGGAACAGACAGGTGTCGGGGAAGAGCTCCAGGAGTTTGAGGGGAATTCAAACTGTCCTTGGACACCAAGTCAGACAAATTCGAGCATGATCTTACCACCATCTTTATTCCAATTGTGAATCACTGAGCTCTGAAAGAGAACTATTATTGTGACACAGTCGTCAGAACTACAAATTCTTGAATATGAGCCAAGGAAAGCAGGAACCTGTGAAGATGGAAGAGAAATAGctataattataatatgcaAGACTGCAGCAGCAGCATAAGACAGGTAAATAGTTCAAGCAAAATCTTCACATACAATTATTTGTTTGCTTGAACATAGGTAGATAATAACTATCTGTTGTCAAATTCACCCAATGAAAATTGTTGAAATTTACAAACAAATGAATATTACTCATATGAACAAGAAATTGGCTGACAAATGAAAGCTGCTAACATGATCAGATATGCATTTTCCAATTATTATTTACCAAGTTTAACTCATCACAGATAGTTGAAATCAAAAGTCCAACAAGTGATCATATCattgaaaactacaaaaaaaaagtatttatgaaCAAACAATGGCAAACAAATGTTACACATACACACTACTACcttgataataatatataacgCAAATGGTATCATGGTAGAAGCAAACAAAGTAAGTTTACTCATCCCCCAATTTGTTTCGGTTTCCAATTATATACcacaaaagaaagagaaatctttTCAGATACTAATTATAAGAATCAGGTAGTCAGGCAGAACTACTCATGGAGTATGGGGCAGTGGCAAACCAAagccaaaaataatattaattacataGCACCCCAATAAATTCCATCCcctcttttaaatttttgtagttaTCATGTGAGTGACCCCCCTCCcctcccccccaaaaaaaatagtctagtTCCACTGCTGCAAGCAAAAGCAGGAAAAGAACAGCACATATTTATATCATAAATGGATATTATGATTGTGATCCTACCACAGTACCACCTATAAAATTTCCTTGTAAGTTCAAAATTCTCTAAATAAAACAATAGAACTCTCTTcagagaaaggaagaaaattgCAGAAAATCTAAGGGTATAATGGCTCCAGTATTTGATCTTCCAGTCATCCAATTCTGTAATCTATGCAATTGCAGGCAGACTTGATTGGATAGACAGAATCACAAAACTAAACCAAAGATCTATTGAATTAAAAAGAACGTTCACAAGCATATAAAAAAGCGCTCACACCTTGAATTTAACTCAAACTCATGCAGCTAAAGTCCTGATCTATTTATACTCAATCTTTGAATCAGCCAA belongs to Glycine soja cultivar W05 chromosome 5, ASM419377v2, whole genome shotgun sequence and includes:
- the LOC114411946 gene encoding uncharacterized protein LOC114411946, which produces MSIEFDSESIATPTAQAQAQERSNSRCALLFSSYNCFGGQRRRSSWWERVRSHSHSAPASAGDRWWSRGLRALKKLREWSEIVAGPKWKTFIRRFNRNRPNKRIPTYQYDPFSYALNFDEGPNGDFNHHHDDAALRNFSTRYAAANNVKSLSPKARDCDDAVLV
- the LOC114411948 gene encoding probable alpha,alpha-trehalose-phosphate synthase [UDP-forming] 9; translated protein: MVVRSCSNLSDLVSKDSLNSPQTPGALPRHLSVPGIMSDVDSKLTGNDDSNAFSSELHQKKIIIAANFLPLNAQKDEISGKWCFTYDEDSILVPLKDGPSSDTEVLYVGSLKVDVDASEQEKVSLQLLEEFNCLPTFIPSDIQKLFYNGFCKQHLWPLFHYMLPLYPDYCNRFDKSLWQAYVSANKIFADKVMEVMNPEHDYVWVHDYHLMVIPTFLRKRYSWIKIGFFLHSPFPSSEIYRALPVRDEILKALLNADLIGFHTFDYARHFLSCCSRILGLEYESKRGYIRLKYFGRTIFIKILPVGIHMDRLQSAFNHSSFSVNVREMSEKFKEKKLILGVDDMDIFKGISLKLLAIEQLLQQYPELLGELILVQIVNPPRSTGKDVEEARNEMHIIANRINERFGLLDYEPVIIINRHVPLYEKASYYALAECCIVDAVRDGMNLVPYEYIVCRQGSPTMDEALDIGSESPRTSALVVSEFIGCSPSLSGAIRVNPWDINAVADALNLAITMPSGEKQLRHEKHYRYVSSHDVAYWAKSFVQDLEYSCKDHYSKNRWGIGFGLNFRVLSLSPTFRKLNKDHAVSAYERTNCRAFFLDYDGTVVPSVVKTPSSEIIDVLNILCSDPKNTVFIVSGRGETTLSEWFDQCENLGIAAEHGYYLKWSQQSAWEMNHTSTSFSWKEIVEPVMRLYTEATDGSYIETKESALVWHYYDADPDFGSWQAKQLLDHLEGLFANEPVTVKKGKHIIEVKSLGITKGLVVEGILSKMTKNGKIPDFVLCIGDDRSDEDMFESLLNKVYSGTSSPAPEIFACTVGQKPSKARYYLEDTEDVMRLLQALGTVSVPKSTSPEEDSFGKTEACFDV